One genomic window of Garra rufa chromosome 24, GarRuf1.0, whole genome shotgun sequence includes the following:
- the bhlhe22 gene encoding class E basic helix-loop-helix protein 22, translating to MDRRLNLGGDIFHKTLSAVSGKKMDSFRPAAGIDLGSRDSQSPISSFEQNDPDPVQPGGRAGTLGLPTGSLCVNYGESANRTSAAESSGGEQSPDDDSDGRCEMMLMSDGRTTMPGAKSEGGKKNKEQKILRLNINARERRRMHDLNDALDELRAVIPYAHSPSVRKLSKIATLLLAKNYILMQAQALEEMRRLVAYLNQGQAISAASLPATTALTPGLSAYEQPPGYPFPPGVAASSCPDKCALFNNVTSSLCKQCTDKP from the coding sequence ATGGACAGGAGACTAAACTTGGGTGGAGACATTTTTCACAAAACTCTCAGCGCAGTCTCGGGCAAAAAGATGGACTCGTTTCGACCGGCTGCGGGTATTGATCTTGGTTCGCGGGACAGCCAGTCGCCCATCAGCAGTTTTGAGCAGAACGACCCGGACCCGGTGCAGCCCGGGGGGCGAGCGGGCACGCTGGGTCTGCCGACCGGATCTTTGTGTGTGAATTACGGCGAGAGCGCCAACAGGACTTCGGCTGCGGAGAGCAGCGGCGGCGAACAGAGCCCGGACGATGACAGCGACGGCCGCTGCGAGATGATGCTCATGTCGGACGGGAGAACGACGATGCCCGGTGCAAAGTCAGAGGGAGGTAAGAAAAACAAAGAGCAAAAAATACTCAGACTAAACATCAACGCCCGGGAGAGACGGAGAATGCACGATCTGAACGATGCGCTCGACGAGCTGCGAGCGGTCATCCCTTACGCGCACAGTCCGTCCGTACGGAAACTCTCCAAAATCGCCACCTTGCTCTTAGCCAAAAATTACATCCTCATGCAGGCACAGGCGCTGGAGGAGATGAGACGGCTGGTTGCGTATCTCAACCAAGGCCAGGCTATCTCTGCAGCCTCGCTGCCCGCCACCACAGCTCTCACGCCGGGTCTGAGCGCATACGAGCAGCCGCCTGGGTACCCTTTCCCCCCAGGAGTTGCAGCGTCCTCCTGTCCAGACAAATGTGCCCTTTTCAACAATGTCACCTCCAGCCTCTGTAAGCAATGCACTGACAAGCCTTAA